The following proteins are encoded in a genomic region of Carettochelys insculpta isolate YL-2023 chromosome 34, ASM3395843v1, whole genome shotgun sequence:
- the NAT16 gene encoding putative N-acetyltransferase 16, with amino-acid sequence MAVPRLLSPRAGAMNLESAPPTEGQLQFVLATEEDFEEVLAISEGVYEGEDYLPSRYHTWLREPHRTVVLAKKKGAVIGLLSVCVVDAGETVLAEGMRVAPWERGKGVARALILFCTQLAQQKHPGVKVLRLTRMDQLGPRDFQKYRLITKQGMLQLRFDGPQLLARLRAGGLRPSPVEALNAAEVRRLVLSPTFQSEVLPAGTLLQDWQPYRPRESNLALLAPRRVRWLADCKVRPTAVSLCGPPFPIPLGAGWARLAIDAFGRRAAPLQAQLVRHLRERLPALGGVVVCQLFLRPGLWPELAEFCRAGLGLEPAKGYAEQALLEADL; translated from the exons ATGGCAGTACCAAGGCTCCTCTCTCCCCGGGCAGGTGCCATGAATCTGGAGTCGGCGCCACCCACCGAGGGGCAGCTGCAGTTCGTGCTGGCGACGGAGGAGGACTTTGAGGAGGTCCTGGCCATTTCCGAGGGCGTCTATGAGGGCGAGGACTACCTGCCGAGCCGCTACCACACCTGGCTGCGCGAGCCCCACCGCACCGTGGTGCTGGCCAAGAAGAAGGGGGCCGTG ATCGGGCTGCTGTCGGTCTGCGTGGTGGACGCCGGGGAGACGGTGCTGGCAGAAGGCATGCGCGTGGCGCCCTGGGAACGGGGCAAGGGCGTGGCGCGGGCGCTGATACTCTTCTGCACCCAGCTGGCCCAGCAGAAGCACCCCGGGGTCAAGGTGCTGCGGCTGACCCGGATGGaccagctgggccccagggacTTCCAGAAATACCGGCTGATCACCAAGCAG ggcatgctccagctgcgtTTCGACGGGCCGCAGCTGCTGGCTCGGCTGCGGGCCGGCGGCTTGCGGCCCAGCCCGGTGGAGGCGCTGAACGCGGCCGAGGTCCGGCGCCTGGTGCTGAGCCCGACCTTTCAGAGCGAGGTGCTGCCGGCCGGCACCCTCCTGCAGGACTGGCAGCCCTACCGGCCCCGCGAGTCCAACCTGGCCCTGCTGGCGCCACGGCGGGTGCGCTGGCTGGCGGATTGCAAGGTCAGGCCCACGGCCGTCTCCCTGTGCGGCCCGCCCTTCCCCATCCCGCTGGGCGCCGGCTGGGCCCGCCTGGCCATCGACGCCTTCGGCCGCCGGGCTGCCCCcctgcaggcccagctggtgcGGCACCTCCGCGAGCGCCTGCCCGCCCTGGGGGGCGTCGTCGTGTGCCAGCTCTTCCTCCGGCCCGGGCTCTGGCCCGAGCTGGCCGAGTTCTGCCGGGccggcctggggctggagccggcCAAGGGGTACGCCGAGCAGGCCCTGTTAGAGGCGGATCTCTAG